The Aureispira anguillae genome contains a region encoding:
- a CDS encoding sulfotransferase family protein, with translation MSLNTNDPFLIRAYNRLCSTAKLDANQLLTAAQKAIGATDFGETAYQERLERLCQSINQEAQLHPFGAFISKERLKGLLKNRLRAIQYLQQHPAILKEELQPPLIIAGLQRTGTTFLQRLLASDTNNRALLSWEALNPIPFSGANEQKKRIRQALLSQKALRYMSPIFFSIHPVEFDSPEEDILLNDMTLLSAIPEATMHVPSFSQWVTHQDHSIAYDWLFKMLQLLQWQTKPKTWILKTPQHLEYMDVIVQKFPQSVVIHTHRHPKECIPSFCSMVYHSRKIFSTHVDAKEVAKHWLNKNIYMLQKTMQARKAHPDFKVIDVYYKDLTKDPIGTLQQIYQQIGRPWTTQVESEIKQAMLQHKKNKYGKHHYDMADFGLTNASIEQAFSFYLEQHPNL, from the coding sequence ATGAGCCTAAACACTAACGATCCGTTTTTAATTCGTGCCTACAACCGCTTATGCTCTACGGCTAAACTTGATGCTAATCAGCTTTTAACGGCTGCACAAAAAGCGATTGGGGCAACAGATTTTGGCGAAACTGCTTACCAAGAACGCCTAGAACGGCTGTGCCAATCCATCAACCAAGAAGCGCAATTACATCCTTTTGGTGCTTTTATCAGCAAGGAACGACTCAAAGGTCTATTAAAAAATCGCTTGCGAGCAATCCAATATTTGCAGCAACACCCTGCCATTCTAAAAGAAGAACTTCAGCCTCCTCTTATTATTGCGGGTTTACAACGTACAGGTACCACCTTTTTGCAGCGTTTATTGGCATCTGATACAAACAACAGAGCGTTGCTATCTTGGGAAGCGCTAAATCCAATTCCTTTTTCGGGAGCCAATGAACAAAAAAAACGCATTCGGCAAGCACTATTGAGCCAAAAAGCATTGCGTTATATGTCCCCTATCTTTTTTAGTATTCACCCTGTAGAATTTGATAGCCCAGAGGAAGATATTTTACTCAATGATATGACACTTCTGAGCGCAATCCCAGAAGCGACAATGCATGTTCCTAGTTTTAGTCAATGGGTCACGCATCAAGATCATAGCATTGCTTATGATTGGTTATTCAAAATGTTGCAATTATTACAATGGCAGACCAAGCCTAAAACATGGATTCTCAAGACTCCTCAACATTTAGAATATATGGATGTCATTGTGCAAAAATTTCCACAATCGGTTGTTATACACACCCATCGTCACCCCAAGGAATGCATCCCATCCTTTTGCAGTATGGTTTATCATAGTCGAAAAATTTTTAGTACGCATGTTGACGCAAAAGAAGTTGCGAAGCATTGGCTAAACAAAAACATTTACATGCTCCAAAAAACCATGCAAGCACGCAAAGCACATCCTGATTTTAAAGTCATTGATGTATATTATAAAGACCTAACCAAAGATCCCATTGGTACGCTTCAACAGATTTATCAACAAATCGGAAGACCATGGACAACTCAGGTTGAATCAGAAATCAAACAAGCCATGTTACAGCATAAGAAAAATAAATATGGCAAGCATCATTATGATATGGCTGATTTTGGATTGACCAATGCTTCTATTGAGCAAGCTTTTTCTTTTTATTTAGAACAACATCCTAATCTCTAG
- a CDS encoding SDR family NAD(P)-dependent oxidoreductase, which translates to MNQNKKFDSTFKATLTGIKDVLFPPKTDKTLNNQDRLDGKTCLVTGSNTGLGFAIATELAKRGGRIIMAVRSGIPQKGTEIQQLSGNSNVQMEFVELSELQSIKDLVLRLAEQQIVIDILVCNAGVVPAGSKQAKNGLDLMFAVNYLSTFYLVNLLLQHQIIQAPHTPQARLIFVSSESHRVDLPIDYTTFGQPISYSAAKVVKFYGYYKLILNIFIEELNRRYANNGKNLSIFTLCPGAVHSNISRNSPQLLKPILWLVFKIFFQTPLQASRPAVYFACSPKLEGQTGHYLHMMQDKKMAAVSYDAEHGQKVWAASEQLLANLGFKL; encoded by the coding sequence ATGAATCAAAACAAAAAATTTGACAGCACCTTCAAAGCGACGCTTACAGGGATAAAAGATGTTTTATTTCCTCCCAAAACGGATAAAACATTAAATAATCAGGATCGTTTGGATGGAAAAACTTGTTTAGTAACAGGGTCTAATACAGGTTTGGGCTTTGCGATTGCGACAGAACTTGCCAAGCGTGGAGGGCGCATTATTATGGCTGTCAGAAGTGGTATTCCTCAAAAGGGAACAGAAATTCAACAATTGAGTGGCAATAGCAATGTTCAAATGGAATTTGTAGAGTTATCGGAGTTGCAATCCATCAAAGATTTAGTGTTGCGACTAGCCGAACAACAAATCGTTATTGATATTTTGGTTTGTAATGCAGGGGTGGTTCCAGCAGGAAGCAAACAAGCTAAGAATGGTCTAGATTTAATGTTTGCGGTCAACTATTTGTCAACCTTTTATTTGGTAAATTTACTATTGCAACATCAAATTATACAAGCTCCTCATACTCCCCAAGCCCGATTAATTTTTGTTTCTTCTGAATCTCATCGAGTTGATTTGCCAATTGATTACACTACCTTTGGACAACCCATTTCTTATAGTGCTGCCAAGGTGGTAAAATTTTATGGTTATTATAAACTGATTTTAAATATTTTTATCGAGGAACTCAATCGTCGCTATGCCAATAATGGTAAGAATCTGTCTATATTCACCCTCTGTCCAGGGGCGGTTCATAGCAATATTTCTCGCAACTCCCCCCAATTGCTCAAACCCATTTTATGGTTAGTGTTTAAAATCTTTTTTCAAACGCCACTACAGGCATCTCGCCCAGCAGTTTATTTTGCTTGTAGCCCTAAATTAGAAGGACAAACAGGACACTATTTACATATGATGCAGGACAAAAAAATGGCAGCAGTTTCTTATGACGCAGAGCATGGGCAAAAAGTTTGGGCAGCCTCCGAACAATTGTTGGCAAACTTAGGGTTTAAATTATAA
- the mdh gene encoding malate dehydrogenase, which translates to MRKVTVIGAGAVGASCAEYIAIKNFAAEVVLLDIKEGFAEGKAMDLMQTASLNGFDTKVTGVTNDYSKTAGSDVCVITSGIARKPGMSRDELLGINASIVKSVSASLVEHSPNTIIIVVSNPMDTMTYLVHKTTGLPKNRIIGMGGALDSARFKYRLAEALGAPISDVDGMVIGGHSDKGMVPLTRLATRNSVPVSEFLSEERLNQVKEDTKVGGATLTKLLGTSAWYAPGAAVSGLVQAIICDQKKIYPCSALLEGEYGLSDLCIGVPVVLGKDGIEKIVEINLNDAEKEHLAASAAAVKTNNGNLEL; encoded by the coding sequence ATGAGAAAAGTAACTGTTATAGGTGCTGGTGCAGTAGGTGCTAGTTGTGCCGAATACATTGCCATTAAAAACTTTGCTGCAGAAGTTGTACTATTAGACATCAAAGAAGGTTTTGCAGAAGGAAAAGCAATGGACTTAATGCAAACAGCCTCTTTAAATGGTTTTGATACTAAAGTAACTGGAGTGACAAATGATTATAGCAAAACAGCTGGTTCAGATGTTTGTGTAATTACTTCTGGTATTGCTCGTAAACCAGGTATGTCTCGTGATGAATTGTTAGGAATCAATGCAAGCATTGTTAAGTCTGTATCTGCTAGTTTGGTAGAACATTCTCCTAATACCATTATTATTGTTGTCTCTAATCCAATGGATACGATGACTTATTTGGTTCACAAAACTACTGGTTTACCAAAAAATAGAATTATTGGTATGGGTGGTGCTTTAGACTCTGCTCGTTTCAAATATCGTTTAGCAGAAGCGCTAGGTGCTCCTATCTCTGATGTTGATGGTATGGTAATTGGCGGTCATTCTGACAAAGGTATGGTTCCATTGACTCGTTTGGCTACTCGTAATTCTGTGCCTGTTTCTGAATTTCTTTCAGAAGAACGATTGAACCAAGTAAAAGAAGACACCAAAGTAGGAGGTGCTACATTAACCAAATTGTTGGGTACTTCTGCTTGGTATGCTCCAGGTGCAGCAGTTTCTGGTTTGGTTCAGGCAATCATCTGCGATCAAAAGAAAATTTATCCTTGTTCTGCTTTATTGGAAGGAGAGTATGGGCTATCTGACCTTTGTATAGGAGTTCCTGTAGTACTAGGAAAAGATGGTATCGAGAAAATTGTTGAAATCAATTTGAACGATGCTGAAAAAGAACATTTAGCAGCTTCTGCAGCGGCTGTTAAAACAAACAATGGAAATCTTGAGCTATAA
- a CDS encoding DUF1214 domain-containing protein, whose amino-acid sequence MKKLIFAIANTYKKVKNLKNKVLGKTEQDVIHQQIVTGKAWEDFCDTLKTAGTSLLYGNAPLDPFQQAEGIRYLSRLTRASLDAFIEHADPQFPSFKRMVHETVKLGADNPDNHYANAQVSGDYDYRIWGNRNSVFYLGFFTQNGSYGSTGGLSPCGVLEDSQMHFEADGSFEIFVTKEKKGKNWLKIEAETTLLMLRQTFMDTQNEVAATVHIECIGGPKKPLPLSPELVYNGLNMAGTFVAGASFLFSKWTTGFTKHPNQLPLFSPEVSNAAGGDANIWYYHSYWKLAADEALYIHFTPPNCKYWNFQLNNYWMESLDYRHFNIHLNMHTAVVEKDGSVKLFVAHQKPPHPNWIDTAYHQEGTMLLRWAYADSNPQPQIEVIKYSNISTRILPNHEPKH is encoded by the coding sequence ATGAAAAAACTAATTTTTGCCATTGCCAATACTTATAAAAAAGTAAAAAATCTAAAAAATAAAGTTTTGGGGAAGACGGAGCAAGATGTCATCCATCAACAAATTGTTACAGGAAAAGCATGGGAAGATTTTTGTGATACGCTAAAAACGGCTGGCACCTCACTACTCTATGGCAACGCTCCCCTTGATCCCTTTCAGCAAGCAGAAGGAATTCGTTATTTATCTAGATTGACTAGGGCTAGCTTAGATGCCTTTATTGAACATGCCGATCCCCAATTCCCTAGTTTTAAAAGAATGGTTCATGAAACAGTAAAATTAGGGGCAGATAATCCTGACAATCATTACGCCAATGCTCAAGTTAGTGGCGATTATGATTATCGAATTTGGGGCAATCGAAATTCTGTTTTTTACCTCGGTTTTTTCACCCAAAATGGTAGCTATGGCAGTACGGGGGGCTTGTCTCCTTGTGGCGTATTGGAAGACAGCCAAATGCATTTTGAAGCAGATGGTTCTTTTGAAATTTTTGTCACCAAAGAAAAAAAAGGTAAAAACTGGCTCAAAATTGAAGCAGAAACTACTTTATTGATGCTTAGACAAACCTTTATGGATACTCAAAATGAAGTAGCGGCTACTGTTCATATTGAATGTATTGGAGGGCCTAAAAAACCTCTTCCCTTAAGCCCAGAGCTAGTTTATAATGGATTAAATATGGCTGGAACCTTTGTTGCGGGAGCTTCCTTTTTGTTTTCAAAATGGACAACAGGCTTTACCAAGCACCCCAACCAATTGCCCCTGTTTTCGCCTGAAGTTTCAAATGCAGCTGGTGGGGATGCTAATATTTGGTATTATCATAGTTATTGGAAATTAGCAGCAGATGAAGCCTTGTACATTCATTTTACGCCTCCAAATTGCAAGTATTGGAATTTTCAATTGAATAACTATTGGATGGAGTCCTTAGATTATCGACATTTTAACATTCATCTTAACATGCACACAGCAGTCGTTGAAAAAGATGGGTCGGTCAAGTTATTTGTAGCACACCAAAAACCACCTCACCCCAATTGGATTGACACGGCTTATCACCAAGAAGGCACCATGCTATTGCGGTGGGCTTACGCAGACAGCAACCCTCAACCCCAAATAGAAGTCATTAAATATTCCAATATTTCTACACGAATCCTCCCTAACCATGAGCCTAAACACTAA
- a CDS encoding SRPBCC domain-containing protein, translated as MSKNLIESTVIINAPIDQVWKTLTSFDYYYEWNPFTPKVEIEPVIGSTVGLHVRLNPNSQQTMFQKETLLVWDEENKRLEWGIQNAWYVRTIRLQQLTDLGNNKTKYYTSDFFEGPLTKLILWLYRNKIQIGFDDVCNGLKQHLENPKVII; from the coding sequence ATGAGCAAGAATTTAATCGAGTCAACAGTTATAATTAATGCCCCTATTGATCAGGTTTGGAAGACCTTAACTAGTTTTGATTATTATTACGAATGGAACCCCTTTACTCCTAAAGTGGAAATAGAGCCTGTCATTGGCTCTACAGTAGGGTTGCACGTTCGTTTAAATCCTAACTCTCAACAAACAATGTTTCAGAAAGAAACGCTATTGGTTTGGGACGAGGAAAACAAACGCTTAGAGTGGGGCATTCAAAATGCTTGGTATGTAAGAACAATACGTTTACAACAATTAACAGATTTGGGCAATAATAAAACAAAGTATTATACTTCTGATTTTTTTGAAGGTCCCTTGACAAAATTGATTTTATGGTTATACCGCAATAAAATCCAAATTGGTTTTGATGATGTTTGTAATGGTTTAAAGCAACACTTAGAAAACCCTAAGGTTATAATTTAA
- a CDS encoding T9SS type A sorting domain-containing protein, with protein sequence MKNVITTVFFLIHLCQIQALDFYWKGGDGDFNDPQMWTIGSIGGATATQAPISIDNVYFVASVMNAGTSSITFNSNANCHDFWIDPAINNSSGLIFSSTTNRTLDIYGSMELARDVEFDFSGILRFRSILNGSEIIRTAGNKFKLSQVEFDGGANTEWVLQDSFWVDDAQQDVDNWDWNIPTGTIVLYNGTLNSNKQTIITDFFYSKNSSLNRGILFDSSQIYLAGYNGGNSKAWWVDFNATLGNFKFFSVQGAHIHFIQTIAEKQYGFFGEGMQYDSITGYSRLSIGGYVSCNYLRTNASTYFVDAQVSVNNLYLAPADEHFFNSNNLVNNDFLEIDSFHSPTNCSDFITLRGFAKSVGLIRKKTAGQLDLSQVILQDMDCDVSGGRSYLVTNGINGGGNSPHWIFQATSSNKMKFVDSGNQLWSDPNNWQFWDGATWVTNTLNCIPTPFMDIYVDSSSFPFANKWIKVDIVANCRSFIWEQTVVSGATMHLNKKIHIFGSAQFRANMGAPIADEAIYFHGKGDTLRTLGFNCPKLIFWKHSDYRIIDHLTAKEVHGWVYSTIRGSNITINTNVLSLGNRILDSVMINLTGTFYDFGATVVDYRGNTTINFTELAGAVAVRTQKEYAYSNSVYLPNVYSYGVKLEFYGVETFLMGNLEMLGDGEFGVNNMHITGSMLNYRGKMILHAGNTYEIKRLTIADSLIARGTCNDIITIRAYQNSNCNLQMGAAEVESCFIQSVNNTGVAVATNACIDGGNNNGWIFNAGIGVVYYWRASALNSTDYEGDWSDPNHWTTDPNSLTGSLGGCMPTLADDVVFDSLSFSSTSNGCNIDNTAFCKSLFCYADIRITGDELYVGGNFMLHHNMTNYNQRGNIYFVGGGINTINLNHTQLANCGVVFNNSNGEWILDGDFYLHDSVYRCYTGFVLDAGTFRANGHNITIRSRFRADRTTKHRVLDIRNSTVTVLCNDRYNSYYGYTWDISTSTGMQILSENSTLNFKNNTSTYVFTKYFYMGDGLVYDQVNFLDNDDEMRVYNNAIYDYAYFDGTAKLYGNNTFDSLGLKGGHHLYLKNGKTQTLAAEHGKIIAYGNASEFVYIESMVAGRDAYIHKEYGNAFCLDYVKIKDIKGTKGLADPIIPSRHLALFFETGTNSDNINNTATGIWAFSLPPAVTVATNHDTLFHFCNGGSPVTVPVSFTGTYPYSLILNWYDDVGNTGIDTVFFLDDDNDVTTACTHYLDFYPVANSYYTLDAGGMRCGVRNFNAPRSFFSIKHDQGILVNEPSTGGCNLTNQEHFTHFFDNQTKRPIASVQDKMNSLDTIALGLVQAEVHFDSVPNYWNGIPYLMRHWSFSAAHAGGGKIRLYFSQAELVALSMGYLGSPGLLSQYDLTLLRFEDTIGRGIPDTIPFNVVNLLGTSTAPFSSLSAVLAIEFESNFLGSFILNVNPSTMTFPLDLVSFEAEKEGHDKARIKWRTTQEINIKEFVVERSVNGIDYEEVAVVEAQKKLSINNYQVIDAFPLIPNSYYRLKIIEMDESFTYSPIRHLSFEKAKVAIKLQPNPATDETNLMIDASTDDDFEIKVYNMTSQQILNKRIAGKVGLHRISLITKGWANGIYLVMIAGKDGSDSTHKLVIQN encoded by the coding sequence ATGAAAAATGTAATAACAACCGTATTCTTTTTAATTCATCTGTGTCAAATTCAGGCCTTAGATTTTTATTGGAAAGGAGGAGATGGGGATTTTAATGATCCTCAGATGTGGACAATTGGATCAATAGGAGGCGCAACAGCAACGCAAGCCCCAATCTCTATTGACAATGTTTATTTTGTTGCGAGTGTAATGAATGCAGGCACATCATCCATTACATTTAATTCAAATGCTAATTGCCATGATTTTTGGATAGATCCAGCAATTAATAATAGTTCTGGGCTTATTTTTAGTAGTACAACTAATCGAACATTGGATATTTATGGCTCAATGGAATTGGCGAGAGATGTAGAATTTGATTTTTCAGGGATATTGAGGTTTCGATCTATTTTAAATGGATCAGAAATTATCCGTACTGCTGGTAATAAGTTTAAGCTTTCCCAAGTTGAATTTGATGGGGGAGCCAATACAGAATGGGTTTTGCAGGATTCTTTTTGGGTAGATGATGCTCAGCAGGATGTAGATAATTGGGATTGGAATATTCCGACAGGTACTATTGTCTTGTATAATGGAACCTTAAATAGCAACAAGCAAACGATTATAACGGATTTCTTTTATTCAAAAAACAGTTCTCTTAATCGAGGTATTTTATTTGATAGCTCACAAATATATTTGGCAGGATATAATGGAGGAAACTCCAAAGCTTGGTGGGTTGATTTTAATGCAACCTTAGGCAATTTTAAATTTTTTTCTGTACAGGGAGCTCATATTCATTTTATACAAACAATAGCCGAAAAACAATACGGTTTTTTTGGCGAAGGGATGCAATATGATAGTATCACAGGGTATTCTAGGCTTAGTATAGGAGGCTATGTATCTTGTAATTATTTGAGAACAAATGCTTCTACTTATTTTGTGGATGCCCAAGTTAGTGTTAATAACTTGTATTTAGCCCCTGCTGATGAGCATTTTTTTAACAGTAACAACTTGGTTAATAATGATTTTTTGGAAATAGATTCCTTTCATTCTCCAACCAACTGTTCTGACTTTATAACCTTAAGAGGTTTTGCTAAATCAGTGGGGCTGATTCGTAAAAAAACAGCTGGGCAATTAGATTTGAGTCAGGTTATTCTACAAGATATGGATTGTGATGTATCAGGAGGACGCTCGTATTTAGTTACCAATGGAATTAATGGAGGAGGAAATAGCCCCCACTGGATTTTTCAAGCAACTAGCTCAAACAAAATGAAATTTGTAGATAGTGGCAACCAGTTATGGAGCGATCCCAATAATTGGCAATTTTGGGATGGAGCGACTTGGGTAACCAACACCTTGAATTGTATTCCAACTCCTTTTATGGATATTTATGTAGATTCTAGTAGTTTTCCTTTTGCGAATAAATGGATAAAGGTAGATATTGTCGCCAACTGTAGAAGCTTTATCTGGGAACAAACAGTGGTCAGTGGAGCAACAATGCATCTAAATAAAAAAATACATATTTTTGGCTCGGCGCAATTTCGTGCTAACATGGGTGCTCCTATCGCAGATGAGGCAATTTATTTTCATGGAAAGGGAGATACCTTAAGAACCTTAGGCTTCAACTGTCCCAAATTAATTTTTTGGAAACACTCCGATTATCGAATTATAGATCATCTAACAGCTAAAGAGGTACATGGTTGGGTCTATTCTACGATTCGTGGCAGCAATATAACAATTAACACCAATGTGCTCTCTTTGGGGAATCGTATTTTAGATAGTGTTATGATCAACCTAACAGGAACCTTCTATGACTTTGGAGCTACGGTGGTAGATTATAGAGGAAATACGACCATTAATTTTACGGAACTAGCAGGAGCCGTTGCTGTTCGAACACAAAAAGAATATGCTTATAGCAATTCTGTTTATTTGCCCAATGTCTATAGTTATGGTGTGAAGTTAGAATTCTACGGCGTGGAGACCTTCCTGATGGGAAATCTGGAGATGTTGGGAGATGGAGAATTTGGTGTAAATAATATGCATATTACTGGATCTATGCTTAATTATAGAGGGAAAATGATTTTGCATGCAGGAAATACTTATGAAATAAAGCGATTGACAATTGCAGATTCGCTTATTGCTAGGGGAACTTGCAATGATATTATTACGATTCGAGCGTACCAAAATAGCAATTGCAACCTTCAAATGGGAGCAGCTGAAGTAGAGTCTTGCTTTATTCAAAGCGTTAATAATACAGGAGTGGCTGTTGCAACAAATGCTTGCATTGATGGTGGAAATAATAATGGGTGGATTTTTAATGCTGGAATAGGAGTGGTCTATTATTGGCGAGCCTCTGCGCTTAATTCAACGGACTATGAAGGGGATTGGAGTGATCCGAACCATTGGACAACGGATCCTAATAGCCTTACGGGGTCGTTGGGGGGCTGTATGCCAACATTAGCAGACGATGTTGTTTTTGATAGTTTGTCTTTTTCATCGACCAGTAACGGTTGCAATATTGACAACACGGCATTTTGTAAGAGCCTTTTTTGCTATGCTGATATTAGAATAACAGGCGATGAACTTTATGTTGGAGGAAATTTTATGCTGCATCATAATATGACAAATTATAACCAAAGGGGAAATATCTATTTTGTTGGAGGGGGCATCAACACCATAAACTTAAACCATACTCAACTGGCCAATTGTGGGGTAGTTTTTAATAACAGTAATGGAGAATGGATTTTGGATGGTGATTTTTATTTGCACGATTCTGTTTATCGATGTTATACTGGATTTGTTTTGGATGCAGGGACTTTTCGTGCCAATGGTCATAATATAACCATTCGTTCTAGGTTTAGAGCAGACCGAACCACTAAGCATAGAGTTTTAGACATTAGAAACTCTACGGTTACGGTCTTGTGCAACGATCGTTATAATAGCTACTATGGGTATACTTGGGATATTTCAACATCTACTGGAATGCAAATACTATCCGAAAATAGTACGCTTAATTTTAAGAACAATACCTCTACCTATGTTTTTACAAAATACTTTTATATGGGAGATGGTTTGGTTTACGATCAAGTAAATTTTTTGGATAATGATGATGAAATGAGGGTCTATAACAATGCCATTTATGATTATGCTTATTTTGATGGAACCGCCAAATTGTATGGCAATAATACATTTGATAGCCTAGGGCTAAAAGGAGGGCATCATTTGTACCTCAAAAATGGAAAAACTCAGACCTTAGCAGCAGAGCATGGAAAAATTATAGCGTATGGGAATGCTTCAGAATTTGTCTATATAGAATCAATGGTAGCAGGGAGAGATGCCTATATTCACAAAGAGTATGGCAATGCTTTTTGTCTAGATTATGTTAAGATTAAGGATATTAAAGGAACCAAGGGACTCGCAGATCCTATTATTCCATCTCGGCATCTGGCATTGTTTTTTGAAACAGGGACAAATAGTGACAACATCAATAATACAGCAACAGGAATTTGGGCGTTTTCTTTGCCGCCAGCAGTAACCGTTGCAACCAATCATGATACCTTATTTCATTTTTGCAATGGAGGAAGCCCTGTAACGGTTCCAGTTTCATTTACAGGTACGTATCCATATAGCTTGATTTTGAATTGGTATGACGATGTCGGAAATACTGGGATAGATACCGTATTTTTCTTGGATGATGATAATGATGTCACAACTGCTTGCACACATTACCTAGATTTTTATCCCGTTGCCAATAGTTATTATACTTTAGATGCAGGGGGAATGCGTTGCGGAGTACGGAATTTTAATGCGCCTCGTTCTTTTTTTTCGATTAAGCACGATCAAGGAATTTTGGTTAATGAACCAAGCACAGGGGGATGTAATTTGACCAATCAGGAACATTTTACGCACTTTTTTGATAACCAAACGAAGCGCCCGATTGCTTCTGTACAGGATAAAATGAATAGTTTAGATACAATAGCCTTAGGGCTGGTGCAAGCTGAAGTGCATTTTGATTCTGTTCCGAATTATTGGAATGGTATACCTTATTTGATGCGCCACTGGAGTTTTTCGGCTGCTCATGCTGGAGGCGGAAAGATTCGGTTGTATTTTTCACAGGCTGAATTAGTGGCACTTTCTATGGGGTATCTGGGGAGCCCAGGATTATTGTCTCAGTACGATTTGACTTTATTGCGTTTTGAGGATACTATCGGTAGAGGAATACCCGATACAATCCCATTTAACGTCGTTAATTTATTAGGGACATCAACGGCACCATTTAGTTCATTAAGTGCTGTGTTAGCGATAGAGTTTGAAAGCAATTTTTTAGGATCTTTTATCTTAAATGTTAACCCTAGTACAATGACTTTTCCACTGGATTTAGTTAGTTTTGAAGCCGAAAAAGAAGGGCATGACAAAGCAAGAATAAAATGGAGAACGACTCAAGAAATCAATATCAAAGAATTTGTTGTGGAACGATCAGTAAATGGGATTGATTATGAGGAAGTTGCTGTCGTTGAAGCGCAGAAAAAATTGTCGATTAATAATTATCAGGTCATTGATGCTTTTCCGTTGATTCCCAATAGTTATTATCGTCTAAAAATTATTGAAATGGATGAATCATTTACTTATTCGCCGATTCGACACCTGTCTTTTGAAAAAGCAAAAGTAGCTATAAAACTACAGCCTAACCCTGCTACAGACGAGACTAATTTGATGATAGACGCTAGCACAGATGATGATTTTGAAATCAAGGTCTACAATATGACTTCACAACAAATTTTGAATAAAAGAATTGCAGGAAAAGTTGGTTTGCATCGAATTTCCTTGATAACAAAAGGATGGGCAAATGGCATTTATCTTGTTATGATTGCAGGAAAGGATGGTTCTGATTCTACCCATAAATTAGTGATTCAAAATTAA